A portion of the Paenibacillus marchantiae genome contains these proteins:
- a CDS encoding RHS repeat-associated core domain-containing protein, which translates to MKKGLSILLIFAFLASMLFPPEPGIQRAVASPSYDTPDTVSVTEDVYGNASLNPALGSAVDSNDLITITTISERFQVERDWIVLELGKGYALNEIYQALLAQEQGGSYETYIQEKYPDTMNHSLTVSPESVTFENEPGSLGRVDEPSVTEATYNDEYVSPSVTDEVYASPHSFALAANGYDDIALQRQSIKFDQAPYGVGSVNDSISTSDGSLNISVVDLVMPGANGLDFTLRRKYDSSLGKDQIGARVNPDFKNTTESTTEEQKFPIGKGWTWDLPYVKHEGGGTYVHIPGMGTFARPETGGLAGYPWENLDFGLVHSDLYVSGEKAYYVLTDYNTGIVQYFDQAGNILQIRNQYNNTIEFYYTTNFNYGTVLSFVMSRAGKGQPVQTMDFSYSTNQVKVSFDDRVVTYKTRNVTSNNRTQRLLDHVIDAEGRITKYGYLRWNGLLFNLIDFYKDYTGENQQVYWGWNDWLVLASIEHPTKAMTQYTFGGTVLRKLGPTGAETQPRYGQRRVYYSTAGQEVSNQINVSYSGDIGAIYGQNNTFTTTVEDGLTRSEYSFKKQFVAHNKPDVVYNTQISTRAIEGNQRRVTAYTYNEAAYRNVPTRIEERSYDTAGASSAAVTSLQYNDWGQVIARTNPLGATIKSTYEMKFFSGYDLSPLIALTQSTETGGSSQQATTNYSYDSVTGSLTQSVIRDSQGNLLGQTNYQYDGYGNPIVLQLKGETADTIVRQEFGYKSMLPTRQEAQVTDAAGKSSTVTVQAGYNATGEMNSYKDGNQNTTTTTYDKLGRVISEKNPDGSMTTLSYDDVNNTLTVKTPDLSQTVYRFDPLGRLSSETNERGSKTYTYDVYDRMIAQTDATGQTTTYVYDAFNRVIRQQDGTSTTQMAYDDAARTLTITDGENNRIRETHNVMGQVTKKEELKASGNVALATYTYDSVGNVISITDGNGNLTTNGYDALSRLTSVTDAENKKTSYTYNLGGDLTKVTYADGKTVQKRYDEIGRLLVQTDPLGQVTTYTYDANDNVTKVLDRKGQERTYVYNNRNFLLENRASDGTISYTYDAMGRRTGMGDATGSTQYVYTPVGELERITYPDGATLTLGYDARGVRTRQIFQQGSYTLNLGMSYKGASALPATLSLTNGSGTALGSFAYTYRGNNNLAQKSAGSGWKEVYTYDGLNLKGLTHTFQGTNGPSYSYAYDNNRNMTSKTDQGIASQFTYDKLNRIKTSSPYQETYTYDVRDNRSSLESDREWNPPVPASYSYDARNQLTGATVNAQTVSYRYNGDGLMTERSTGGQTTRYYYDNRGLLVAEGTVGSTGAVQITVGYVYDATGKLTARQIAGANQLQSYVTNGHGDVTEVRDASGNVLNRYTYDIWGNPETTEETVPNVLRYAGEYWDEVTGLQYLRARWYDPSTARFINEDTVEGELTNPLSLHLYTYVENNPLIYVDSSGYGKRPANNTIEGMGLGSGSASGGRMTPGGSMGGGGSKGGSGTSGSKPSTSGKVSGSLNGLSNAEKKVVNDLINSGKNVEIIPKDPYSKVKTPDFKVNGIKTELKTLENANINTGITRIQKGLKQGADTVIIDARAAGLTVDQAKEIIKRASGTYSNKTIPGKVEIWTNEGNITYP; encoded by the coding sequence ATGAAAAAAGGGCTATCCATCCTGCTTATTTTCGCTTTTTTGGCATCCATGTTATTTCCGCCAGAACCGGGGATACAACGTGCTGTAGCTTCTCCATCCTATGACACACCGGATACCGTGAGTGTGACAGAAGATGTATACGGTAATGCTTCATTGAACCCAGCGTTGGGAAGCGCTGTGGATTCGAATGATCTGATCACCATTACGACCATATCTGAACGCTTTCAAGTGGAACGGGACTGGATCGTTCTTGAACTGGGCAAAGGCTACGCACTAAATGAAATCTATCAGGCATTACTTGCTCAGGAGCAAGGAGGCTCCTATGAAACATACATACAAGAGAAATATCCAGACACCATGAATCATTCATTAACAGTTAGTCCTGAATCAGTTACATTTGAAAACGAACCCGGTTCGTTGGGCCGGGTGGATGAGCCCTCGGTGACAGAGGCTACATACAACGATGAATATGTGTCTCCTTCTGTAACAGACGAGGTGTATGCATCACCTCATTCATTCGCTCTCGCTGCCAACGGTTATGATGACATTGCCTTGCAACGTCAGTCCATCAAGTTCGATCAGGCTCCTTATGGAGTGGGATCGGTAAATGATAGTATCTCTACGAGCGATGGCTCGCTCAATATAAGTGTGGTGGATCTGGTCATGCCGGGGGCCAACGGTCTTGATTTTACTCTGCGTCGCAAGTATGACAGCTCGCTGGGCAAGGACCAGATTGGTGCGAGAGTAAATCCTGATTTTAAAAACACAACCGAATCGACAACAGAGGAACAAAAATTTCCAATCGGTAAAGGCTGGACCTGGGATTTGCCTTATGTGAAGCATGAAGGTGGTGGGACGTATGTTCACATTCCGGGAATGGGTACATTTGCCCGTCCTGAAACGGGCGGATTGGCAGGGTATCCATGGGAGAATCTGGACTTTGGACTTGTACACTCCGATCTCTATGTATCGGGAGAAAAAGCGTACTATGTTTTAACAGATTACAATACCGGTATTGTTCAATATTTTGATCAGGCAGGCAACATTCTGCAAATTCGTAATCAGTATAATAACACCATTGAATTTTATTACACTACCAACTTCAATTACGGCACCGTTCTGAGTTTTGTTATGAGTCGGGCAGGCAAGGGACAGCCTGTACAGACGATGGATTTTTCATACAGCACCAATCAAGTCAAAGTATCCTTTGATGATCGGGTGGTCACCTATAAAACACGAAATGTGACGAGTAACAATCGTACACAACGATTGCTCGATCACGTCATTGATGCAGAAGGAAGAATAACGAAGTATGGGTACCTTCGATGGAATGGTCTCCTTTTCAACCTGATTGATTTCTACAAGGATTATACGGGAGAAAATCAGCAGGTCTATTGGGGATGGAATGACTGGCTCGTGTTGGCCTCCATTGAGCATCCAACCAAAGCGATGACGCAATATACTTTTGGTGGGACTGTACTGCGAAAACTGGGGCCGACTGGTGCGGAGACTCAACCTCGATATGGTCAGCGCAGAGTGTACTACAGCACAGCGGGACAGGAAGTATCCAACCAAATCAATGTGAGTTATAGCGGCGATATTGGTGCGATATACGGACAAAACAATACCTTTACGACGACGGTGGAGGATGGGCTAACCCGCAGCGAGTACAGCTTCAAGAAACAATTTGTTGCACATAACAAACCGGACGTCGTCTATAACACACAAATCAGCACCCGCGCCATCGAAGGAAACCAGCGGCGGGTTACAGCCTATACGTACAATGAAGCCGCTTATCGGAATGTACCAACCCGCATTGAAGAACGTTCGTATGATACGGCCGGTGCCTCCAGTGCAGCGGTGACTTCACTCCAGTATAACGACTGGGGGCAGGTGATTGCCCGAACGAATCCACTGGGTGCAACGATCAAGTCCACTTATGAGATGAAGTTTTTTAGCGGATACGACTTGTCACCGCTAATCGCCCTTACCCAAAGTACGGAAACGGGCGGTAGCAGCCAGCAGGCAACCACCAATTACAGTTATGATTCGGTTACGGGATCATTAACACAGTCCGTCATACGGGACAGTCAAGGCAATCTTCTGGGCCAGACTAATTATCAATATGATGGATACGGGAACCCGATTGTGCTCCAACTGAAGGGAGAGACGGCGGATACCATCGTTCGTCAGGAGTTTGGTTACAAATCCATGTTGCCTACCCGGCAGGAAGCCCAAGTTACGGATGCGGCTGGGAAGAGTTCTACCGTTACTGTGCAAGCAGGGTATAACGCCACTGGTGAAATGAACAGCTATAAGGACGGCAATCAGAATACGACAACGACGACCTATGATAAGCTTGGGCGTGTCATTTCTGAGAAGAATCCGGACGGAAGCATGACCACCTTGTCCTACGATGACGTAAATAATACGTTGACGGTAAAGACGCCTGATCTGAGCCAAACGGTATACCGTTTTGACCCGCTGGGCAGGTTGTCCAGTGAAACGAATGAACGGGGAAGCAAGACGTATACGTATGATGTCTATGACCGGATGATCGCTCAGACGGATGCCACTGGTCAGACGACAACGTATGTCTATGATGCATTCAATCGGGTTATTCGTCAGCAGGACGGGACGTCCACCACCCAAATGGCTTATGATGATGCGGCGCGTACCCTGACGATCACCGATGGGGAAAACAACCGGATTCGGGAGACGCACAATGTTATGGGTCAGGTGACCAAGAAGGAAGAGCTCAAGGCTAGCGGCAACGTAGCTCTGGCCACCTACACGTACGACAGCGTGGGCAACGTCATCTCCATCACTGACGGAAACGGCAACCTGACCACGAATGGCTATGATGCCTTGTCCCGTCTCACCTCGGTGACCGATGCCGAGAATAAAAAGACAAGTTACACTTACAATCTCGGTGGTGACTTAACCAAAGTAACCTATGCCGACGGAAAGACCGTCCAGAAACGTTATGATGAGATTGGACGTTTACTCGTCCAGACAGATCCCCTGGGACAAGTCACGACCTATACGTATGATGCGAATGACAATGTGACCAAGGTGCTGGATCGCAAAGGGCAAGAACGAACTTATGTATACAACAACCGAAACTTCCTGCTGGAGAACCGGGCCAGTGACGGAACGATCTCGTACACCTATGATGCCATGGGCCGGAGAACCGGTATGGGTGACGCTACCGGAAGCACGCAATATGTTTATACACCCGTCGGTGAACTGGAGCGTATTACTTACCCGGATGGGGCGACATTAACGCTGGGCTACGATGCCCGAGGTGTGCGGACCCGTCAGATCTTCCAGCAAGGCAGTTATACGCTCAACCTGGGCATGTCATATAAGGGAGCCTCGGCGCTACCAGCAACCCTGAGCTTGACGAACGGTAGCGGAACGGCCCTCGGTAGCTTCGCGTACACGTATCGCGGCAACAACAATCTGGCACAAAAAAGTGCAGGGTCCGGTTGGAAGGAAGTCTATACCTACGATGGCCTGAACCTGAAGGGACTCACGCATACATTCCAGGGAACGAATGGCCCAAGTTACAGTTATGCCTATGATAACAACCGAAATATGACGAGCAAAACAGATCAGGGGATTGCTTCCCAATTCACGTATGACAAGCTAAATCGAATTAAAACATCCAGCCCGTATCAGGAGACGTATACGTACGATGTGCGGGATAACCGGAGCAGTCTGGAAAGTGACCGGGAGTGGAACCCGCCTGTGCCAGCTTCTTATTCCTACGATGCTCGCAATCAACTCACAGGTGCTACGGTTAACGCTCAGACCGTGAGCTACCGTTACAATGGGGACGGTCTGATGACCGAGCGAAGTACAGGAGGTCAGACGACTCGTTACTACTACGATAATCGTGGACTGCTGGTGGCGGAAGGTACAGTCGGCAGTACAGGAGCGGTGCAGATCACGGTAGGGTACGTCTACGATGCCACCGGCAAACTGACTGCCAGGCAGATCGCCGGAGCAAATCAGCTCCAGTCCTATGTGACGAACGGACACGGGGATGTGACCGAAGTCCGAGATGCATCCGGCAACGTATTGAACCGTTACACCTATGATATCTGGGGCAACCCGGAAACAACAGAAGAGACCGTCCCGAACGTCTTGCGTTATGCGGGGGAATATTGGGATGAAGTGACTGGCCTCCAGTACCTGAGAGCACGTTGGTACGACCCGTCCACGGCTCGTTTTATAAATGAGGATACGGTGGAAGGGGAACTTACGAATCCATTGAGTTTGCATTTGTACACGTATGTGGAAAACAATCCGTTGATCTATGTGGATTCAAGTGGGTATGGCAAACGCCCTGCGAATAATACAATTGAGGGAATGGGACTTGGTAGTGGAAGTGCCAGTGGAGGGCGAATGACCCCAGGCGGAAGCATGGGTGGAGGTGGAAGTAAAGGTGGAAGCGGAACGTCTGGTAGTAAGCCGTCGACATCAGGTAAGGTTAGTGGTTCTCTGAATGGTTTAAGCAATGCAGAGAAGAAAGTTGTAAATGATCTGATTAACAGTGGCAAAAATGTTGAAATTATTCCGAAAGATCCATATTCAAAAGTTAAAACACCTGATTTTAAAGTCAATGGAATTAAAACAGAACTCAAAACTTTAGAAAATGCTAATATTAACACTGGTATAACAAGGATACAAAAAGGATTGAAACAAGGAGCAGACACAGTGATAATTGACGCTAGGGCCGCAGGATTAACTGTAGACCAAGCAAAGGAGATTATTAAGCGTGCTTCTGGAACATACTCTAACAAAACAATTCCTGGTAAGGTTGAAATTTGGACGAATGAGGGGAATATAACCTATCCGTGA
- a CDS encoding RHS repeat domain-containing protein, with translation MKNKGKWKSWTGTCVLGLGILCMASSVQAAGKTTYVYDSNNRLTSVTTANGKVYTYQYDTNGNLLKIVQR, from the coding sequence TTGAAAAACAAAGGAAAATGGAAAAGCTGGACTGGAACATGCGTATTAGGTCTGGGAATATTGTGTATGGCTTCATCAGTACAAGCGGCAGGCAAAACGACCTATGTATATGATTCCAACAATCGATTAACATCCGTGACGACCGCTAATGGAAAGGTATATACATATCAGTATGATACCAACGGAAATCTATTAAAAATAGTTCAGCGATAG
- a CDS encoding glycoside hydrolase family 88/105 protein, protein MIIRYFHENEAIAGKVYDSIPDILTTVAQRYIGDHPKHSFLFRAYHRGGFRRLGDYRYDLNLDAKWKEARAGQYVYVWGKLWSQQEATLNTGLNCYSPVTVYVNGEEIFKSELLQELFPERRTQIPISVKYGWNDVMLCFVKTEVGFGGIYGTASFKNFPLHFLTPGVDHHGQEGWLYSEPVDEPLSSLPRDGMTEEETGLSWYPRRDWTEGEQNAGAFARIFGTEQPAVAYAWSKLDVIQPGSSPVLLQGKHEGALTLYVDGKEIYSAGQSGNYRIELPCRYGPSDLVAKGETKAGSELWGFTLDDAKDSTAKGWRLRPPHPVAGCPDAWLYTGAFSPGSEPSPQDIVVTDTVFDDGAQGVYWHVDLPETSVRPYLENTHYGKWNYPLGVTLLGLLQIGQELGRDDYVQYVRDHIGLSTSFDRYGLWDREGYGAAGINNQLSAIDSLDDCGSFGSTLLAAMELGDIRGGRDTADRIAGYITDEQERLEDGAFYRVRGSGEMRQETMWCDDLYMSTPFLMRYGQLTGDTSYWEDAINQFLMFRKYLYIPEQQIMSHVYDFVRGRATGIPWGRGNGWVLFSLTELLSILPSDHVKRPELLSFYRDLCQGYLALQGENGLWHQVLNRPDSYEETSCTSMFIYAYARGIREGWLEQPEAYLDAVRKGWEGMTHLSIDYKGNVYGVCRGSGYSFTALYYRDDLGWILNDTHGIGIVLLAGIEAYKMNQQLCEASIDSSVTAVQR, encoded by the coding sequence ATGATCATTCGTTATTTTCATGAGAACGAGGCGATTGCAGGCAAGGTGTATGATTCAATTCCGGATATTTTGACTACCGTGGCACAGCGTTATATTGGGGATCATCCGAAACACTCCTTTTTGTTCCGAGCGTACCACCGTGGAGGCTTCCGCAGACTGGGGGATTATCGTTATGATCTGAATCTGGATGCCAAGTGGAAAGAGGCTCGTGCAGGACAGTACGTATACGTATGGGGCAAGTTGTGGAGCCAGCAAGAGGCTACGTTAAATACGGGACTGAATTGTTATAGTCCGGTGACGGTCTATGTGAACGGAGAAGAGATTTTCAAATCTGAGCTATTGCAGGAATTATTTCCCGAGCGCAGAACCCAGATTCCGATTTCCGTGAAATATGGCTGGAACGATGTAATGCTTTGTTTTGTAAAAACAGAGGTGGGATTCGGCGGGATCTACGGAACGGCCTCATTTAAAAACTTTCCGCTTCACTTCCTCACACCTGGTGTGGACCACCATGGACAGGAGGGCTGGCTGTACTCGGAACCCGTCGATGAACCTTTATCATCACTCCCTCGTGATGGCATGACTGAAGAAGAAACGGGCCTGTCCTGGTATCCGCGCAGGGACTGGACAGAAGGGGAACAGAACGCTGGAGCTTTCGCCAGAATCTTTGGGACAGAGCAGCCTGCTGTTGCGTACGCATGGTCCAAACTGGATGTCATCCAACCGGGATCGTCACCTGTTCTTTTGCAAGGAAAACATGAAGGTGCTCTCACCCTGTACGTTGATGGCAAGGAGATATATTCCGCTGGGCAAAGCGGCAATTACCGCATTGAACTGCCTTGCCGCTACGGTCCATCTGATCTGGTAGCAAAGGGTGAAACCAAGGCTGGGAGCGAGTTGTGGGGATTCACACTGGACGATGCGAAGGATTCCACTGCAAAAGGATGGAGATTAAGACCACCTCATCCGGTTGCAGGATGTCCCGATGCGTGGCTGTATACGGGTGCATTTTCCCCAGGCTCTGAACCATCTCCCCAAGACATCGTGGTCACAGATACCGTATTTGATGATGGAGCCCAGGGCGTGTACTGGCATGTAGATCTTCCTGAAACGAGTGTCCGTCCCTATTTGGAAAATACCCATTATGGCAAATGGAATTATCCACTCGGTGTTACCCTCCTTGGTCTTCTTCAGATTGGACAGGAGTTGGGACGTGACGACTATGTTCAGTATGTGCGGGACCATATCGGCCTGAGTACATCGTTTGACCGTTATGGTCTGTGGGATCGGGAAGGGTACGGCGCCGCGGGAATTAATAATCAGCTGTCTGCAATCGACAGTCTGGATGATTGCGGTTCGTTTGGATCTACTTTGCTGGCAGCGATGGAACTCGGCGACATTCGTGGAGGCAGGGATACCGCAGATCGTATTGCGGGCTATATTACGGATGAACAGGAACGTCTGGAAGACGGGGCCTTTTACCGTGTTCGTGGCAGCGGGGAGATGCGCCAGGAAACGATGTGGTGTGATGATCTGTATATGAGCACACCTTTTCTGATGCGGTACGGTCAGTTGACGGGAGATACTTCTTATTGGGAGGATGCAATCAACCAGTTCCTGATGTTCCGCAAATATCTGTATATTCCCGAGCAACAGATCATGTCCCATGTGTATGATTTTGTGCGTGGACGGGCGACGGGCATACCATGGGGACGCGGAAATGGATGGGTTCTGTTTTCGCTAACCGAACTACTGTCGATTCTGCCAAGTGATCACGTCAAACGGCCAGAACTGCTGAGCTTCTACCGGGATTTATGTCAGGGGTATCTGGCGCTGCAAGGTGAAAATGGTCTCTGGCATCAGGTGCTGAACCGCCCGGATTCATATGAGGAAACCTCCTGCACGTCGATGTTCATCTACGCTTATGCCCGCGGTATTCGTGAAGGCTGGCTGGAGCAGCCAGAGGCCTACCTGGATGCGGTGCGCAAAGGATGGGAGGGCATGACCCATCTGTCCATTGATTATAAAGGCAACGTCTACGGTGTATGTCGGGGTTCTGGTTACTCCTTTACCGCACTTTATTACCGGGACGATTTGGGATGGATTCTGAACGATACGCACGGTATCGGCATTGTGCTTCTGGCCGGGATTGAGGCGTATAAAATGAACCAGCAGCTCTGCGAGGCGTCTATCGATTCTTCGGTTACAGCCGTGCAGCGCTGA
- a CDS encoding polysaccharide deacetylase family protein translates to MGHRIQFDRYPGGVMKALTFSYDDGVVHDRRLVEIFNQHGLRGTFNLNSGTLSKPGRIETTEVAKLYAGHEVAVHTVTHPTLPYVPDELLTEEIMEDRRSLEQLVGYPVRGMAYPNGGYDRSLSTKLEWLGIDYARTVESHGRYTLPERPLEWHPTCHHNHDLAAHAERFIQHTKTGTPLLLYVWGHSYEFNDNDNWQIIEQFAEQIGGRDDIWYATNIEVIAYWKAVKRLECSADRSIIHNPSAITVWFTADQQVVEVKAGETLRLTERIKV, encoded by the coding sequence ATGGGACATCGTATCCAGTTTGACCGCTACCCAGGTGGCGTGATGAAGGCCTTGACGTTCAGTTATGACGATGGTGTGGTGCATGATCGCAGACTGGTGGAAATTTTCAATCAACATGGGCTGCGGGGCACATTCAATCTGAATTCCGGTACCCTGAGCAAGCCTGGCCGAATTGAGACGACAGAAGTTGCGAAGTTATATGCCGGGCATGAAGTGGCTGTACATACGGTCACCCATCCCACATTGCCCTATGTCCCGGATGAGCTGCTGACCGAAGAGATCATGGAAGATCGGAGATCGCTGGAACAGCTTGTCGGTTATCCGGTACGAGGTATGGCCTATCCGAATGGAGGTTATGACCGTTCACTCAGCACCAAGCTCGAATGGCTTGGCATCGATTATGCACGCACGGTTGAATCCCACGGCAGGTACACACTGCCTGAGCGGCCGCTCGAATGGCATCCAACCTGCCACCACAACCATGATTTGGCGGCCCATGCCGAACGATTTATCCAGCATACGAAGACAGGTACGCCACTCTTGTTATATGTATGGGGTCACAGCTATGAATTCAATGATAACGACAATTGGCAGATTATAGAGCAGTTTGCTGAGCAGATTGGTGGCCGGGATGATATCTGGTACGCAACGAACATCGAAGTGATTGCTTACTGGAAAGCGGTCAAACGCCTGGAGTGTTCAGCAGATAGGTCCATCATCCACAATCCGTCCGCGATCACCGTCTGGTTTACGGCGGATCAGCAGGTGGTTGAAGTGAAGGCTGGCGAGACATTGCGACTAACCGAACGAATCAAGGTATAG